A genomic segment from Gilvibacter sp. SZ-19 encodes:
- a CDS encoding TlpA disulfide reductase family protein, with the protein MKLDRTFLKKNWSNILWVLAIVLLLVPQTGTPIKAAIQRLFAFAPDSLPEEEQLTLNTYHWPLKTLSGEDVNFVESEGKVVVVNFWATWCPPCIAEMPALQKLYDDYNEKVEFYFVSNESAEKLKAFMQKKGYELPVYIQEYAAPETLQSNALPTTAVIDKSGKVVLLETGAKAWDAPEFYLFLDDLLSR; encoded by the coding sequence ATGAAATTAGACCGAACCTTTCTCAAAAAGAATTGGAGTAATATACTTTGGGTGTTGGCCATAGTGCTTTTATTGGTGCCTCAAACGGGAACTCCTATAAAAGCTGCTATACAGCGCTTGTTCGCTTTTGCTCCAGACAGTTTGCCAGAAGAAGAGCAGCTGACTTTAAATACTTATCATTGGCCGTTGAAGACCTTGTCCGGTGAGGATGTCAATTTTGTGGAATCTGAAGGGAAGGTGGTTGTGGTCAATTTCTGGGCGACCTGGTGTCCGCCTTGTATTGCCGAAATGCCTGCTTTGCAAAAGCTGTACGATGACTACAATGAAAAGGTCGAGTTTTATTTTGTCTCTAACGAATCCGCAGAAAAACTCAAGGCCTTTATGCAAAAGAAAGGCTATGAGCTGCCGGTTTATATTCAAGAATATGCTGCGCCAGAAACCTTGCAGAGCAACGCGCTCCCAACAACAGCAGTTATAGATAAAAGCGGTAAGGTGGTTCTATTAGAAACGGGAGCCAAGGCTTGGGATGCCCCGGAATTCTACTTGTTCTTAGACGATTTACTCAGCCGTTGA
- a CDS encoding lycopene cyclase domain-containing protein, translated as MQYLYLWLNLGSFIVPFLFSFHPRLKFYKRWKGFFLGVLVMMAVFIPWDIAFTANGFWGFNPDYLSGIYLFNLPIEEWLFFICIPYACIFTHYALIELLPEIKLSKRASAVIYTVLATVLVISLWYTNHLWYTAVNFSYALIVLGIVYNWRPELFQRFFLTYLVILIPFFIVNGVLTGSGIEEQVVWYNNDENLGVRMGTIPIEDTIYNLGMLLTVLAITVYVSGPATQRLSKSSKNK; from the coding sequence ATGCAGTACCTGTACCTTTGGTTAAACTTAGGTTCATTTATTGTACCCTTCCTCTTTAGTTTCCATCCACGGCTTAAATTCTACAAACGCTGGAAGGGATTCTTTCTAGGAGTATTGGTAATGATGGCTGTTTTTATCCCATGGGATATTGCCTTTACGGCAAATGGCTTCTGGGGATTCAATCCGGACTATTTAAGCGGAATCTACCTCTTTAACCTTCCCATAGAGGAATGGTTATTCTTTATCTGCATCCCCTACGCTTGTATCTTTACACATTACGCGCTCATAGAATTACTGCCAGAGATCAAACTGAGTAAGCGCGCATCTGCTGTAATCTATACGGTTTTAGCTACGGTATTGGTGATCTCGCTCTGGTATACGAATCATTTGTGGTATACGGCTGTAAACTTCAGCTACGCGCTTATTGTTCTTGGTATAGTTTACAACTGGCGTCCTGAATTATTTCAGCGCTTCTTTCTTACCTATTTGGTGATCCTTATCCCCTTTTTTATTGTCAATGGCGTTTTGACGGGTTCTGGAATAGAAGAGCAAGTTGTTTGGTATAATAACGATGAGAATTTGGGTGTTCGAATGGGAACCATCCCAATAGAGGACACTATTTACAATTTGGGGATGCTATTGACCGTGTTGGCCATTACCGTTTATGTCTCCGGACCGGCTACTCAACGGCTGAGTAAATCGTCTAAGAACAAGTAG
- a CDS encoding sterol desaturase family protein — MSVLLWILVFLTTFFIMEFMAWFTHKYIMHGFLWVLHKDHHHKDHSSWWERNDAFFIFYAAVSIGCFIAWQYYGFWAGLPIGLGIFAYGVTYFMVHDIFIHQRFKMFRNANNWYARGIRRAHKIHHKHLGKEDGQCFGMLLPPLKYFKK; from the coding sequence ATGAGTGTATTGCTTTGGATTTTGGTTTTTCTAACCACATTTTTCATTATGGAATTCATGGCCTGGTTTACCCACAAATACATCATGCACGGCTTTCTGTGGGTCTTGCACAAAGACCATCACCACAAAGACCACAGCAGTTGGTGGGAACGCAACGACGCCTTTTTTATCTTTTATGCTGCCGTTAGTATTGGCTGTTTTATTGCCTGGCAGTACTACGGATTTTGGGCTGGCTTGCCAATAGGCCTCGGAATCTTTGCCTATGGAGTGACTTACTTTATGGTACACGATATCTTTATCCATCAGCGTTTTAAGATGTTCCGCAATGCGAACAACTGGTATGCCCGTGGGATTCGCAGAGCGCACAAGATCCACCACAAACATCTCGGGAAAGAAGACGGACAGTGCTTCGGCATGCTCTTACCTCCTCTGAAATACTTTAAAAAATAA
- a CDS encoding phytoene/squalene synthase family protein, producing the protein MKATFDIVSNLCSQKVTNAYSTSFSLATKMLAPSIRQDIYNIYGFVRFADEIVDSFHDYDKAVLFDRFEQSLEDALTDKIHLNPILNAFQHTVHKYNIQKSSIDAFMKSMRMDLTKTEYLTDAEYKEYIYGSADVVGLMCLMVFVKGDLERYEALKESAMHLGSAFQKVNFLRDLKADFEGLSRTYFPNTNLNALDENSKKRIIAEIEEDFAKGYQGILLLPAEAKFGVFMAYRYYRRLLKKLYRTPAMEIKNRRIRVPNYEKFGLLTRSYVKYQLKLVR; encoded by the coding sequence ATGAAAGCAACATTCGACATCGTTTCTAACCTGTGTAGCCAAAAGGTGACCAATGCGTATAGCACCTCCTTTTCACTAGCTACCAAAATGCTTGCGCCGAGTATTCGCCAGGACATTTACAACATTTACGGCTTTGTACGCTTTGCCGATGAGATCGTGGATTCCTTTCACGATTATGATAAGGCAGTACTTTTTGACCGTTTTGAACAGAGTTTGGAAGATGCCCTTACGGATAAGATCCACTTGAATCCAATATTGAATGCCTTTCAACATACGGTACATAAATACAACATTCAAAAATCGTCCATCGATGCATTTATGAAAAGTATGCGTATGGACCTGACCAAGACAGAATATCTTACAGACGCAGAGTACAAGGAATATATCTACGGCTCTGCAGACGTAGTAGGGCTGATGTGCCTCATGGTATTTGTCAAGGGTGATCTGGAGCGTTATGAGGCATTAAAGGAATCTGCCATGCATTTGGGCTCCGCTTTCCAAAAGGTGAACTTTTTACGAGATCTCAAAGCAGATTTCGAAGGCCTGAGCAGAACCTATTTTCCAAATACCAATTTGAACGCCCTAGACGAAAATTCTAAGAAGCGTATCATTGCAGAAATAGAAGAAGATTTTGCAAAAGGATATCAAGGAATATTACTTTTGCCAGCGGAAGCGAAGTTCGGTGTCTTTATGGCCTACCGCTATTACAGACGCCTGCTCAAAAAGCTCTATAGAACTCCAGCAATGGAGATCAAGAACAGACGTATTCGCGTTCCAAATTACGAGAAGTTCGGGTTGCTAACCCGTAGTTATGTAAAATATCAATTAAAATTAGTTCGATAG
- a CDS encoding NAD(P)/FAD-dependent oxidoreductase yields MKKSIAIVGSGFASMAAASYLAKAGHKVSIFEKNETVGGRARQLKRDGFTFDIGPTWYWMPDVFERFFADFDKKPEDFYELIKLNPAYSVCFGEMDFITIEDTLEKICKTFEQEEPGAAAKLQKFMAKAKSNYDIAIKDLVYRPGVSPLELVTPVTIKKIGQFFSTISKDVRSEFKNPRLISILEFPVLFLGAKPSNTPAFYSFMNYADFGIGTFHPKNGMYSVIEGMKALAESLGVAIHTSQNVEEILVNNGRATGLVANGKNFEADIVLSGADYHHSETLLHPKYRQYSENYWKKKTFAPSALLFYVGFEKPIENVEHHTLFFDVDFETHAHDIYDKAAWPEEPLFYASFPSKTDDNAAPAGKEAGIFLIPLAPGLEDTPEMREKYFDIILSRLERLTQQEVKKYVIFKESYCVNDFIKDYNSYKGNAYGMANTLLQTAFLRPKLRSKKVKDLYFTGQLTVPGPGVPPSLISGKLVAGLIENDI; encoded by the coding sequence ATGAAGAAAAGCATTGCAATCGTAGGTAGCGGCTTCGCCTCCATGGCCGCGGCATCTTATCTGGCAAAAGCCGGTCATAAGGTGAGCATTTTTGAAAAAAATGAAACTGTTGGCGGTAGAGCTCGCCAACTCAAGCGAGACGGTTTTACTTTCGATATAGGTCCTACTTGGTATTGGATGCCAGATGTTTTTGAACGCTTCTTTGCGGACTTTGACAAAAAACCAGAAGACTTTTACGAACTGATCAAGCTGAATCCGGCCTACAGTGTCTGTTTTGGAGAAATGGACTTCATTACTATAGAAGATACCTTAGAAAAGATCTGTAAGACCTTTGAACAGGAAGAACCGGGAGCAGCCGCAAAGCTCCAGAAGTTCATGGCCAAGGCCAAGTCCAACTACGACATCGCTATTAAAGACCTGGTATACCGCCCAGGAGTATCTCCTTTGGAATTGGTAACACCGGTGACCATTAAAAAGATCGGACAGTTCTTTAGCACCATCAGTAAAGATGTACGCTCCGAATTCAAGAATCCACGATTGATCTCCATATTGGAATTCCCCGTATTGTTTTTAGGAGCTAAGCCAAGTAACACACCTGCATTCTACAGTTTTATGAATTATGCGGATTTTGGTATCGGGACTTTCCATCCTAAAAATGGGATGTATTCGGTTATTGAAGGGATGAAAGCGCTGGCAGAATCCTTAGGGGTAGCAATTCATACCTCCCAAAATGTAGAGGAGATCCTAGTAAATAATGGTCGTGCAACAGGCCTGGTGGCTAACGGGAAGAATTTCGAGGCTGATATCGTTCTAAGCGGTGCAGACTATCATCACTCTGAAACCCTATTGCATCCGAAGTACAGACAATATTCAGAAAATTACTGGAAGAAAAAGACCTTTGCTCCTTCTGCCCTGCTCTTTTATGTCGGTTTTGAAAAGCCTATAGAAAATGTTGAGCACCACACGCTTTTCTTCGATGTAGACTTCGAAACGCACGCACACGATATTTACGACAAAGCGGCTTGGCCCGAAGAACCGCTTTTCTATGCGAGTTTTCCATCTAAAACAGATGACAACGCAGCTCCAGCAGGAAAAGAAGCTGGAATCTTTTTGATTCCTCTTGCACCGGGATTGGAAGACACTCCAGAAATGCGCGAAAAATATTTTGACATAATTCTCTCTAGACTAGAGCGATTAACGCAGCAAGAAGTTAAAAAATACGTTATCTTTAAAGAGTCCTACTGTGTAAACGACTTTATAAAGGACTACAATTCTTACAAAGGAAATGCGTATGGGATGGCAAACACCCTGCTGCAAACGGCCTTTTTAAGACCTAAGCTGCGAAGTAAGAAAGTAAAAGACCTGTATTTTACCGGTCAGCTAACGGTTCCGGGGCCTGGGGTTCCTCCCTCGCTGATCTCTGGAAAGCTAGTAGCCGGTTTAATTGAAAATGACATTTAG
- a CDS encoding MerR family transcriptional regulator — protein sequence MLVKTQFNIKDLENLSGVKAHTIRIWEKRYGLLEPNRTDTNIRKYDLENLKKLLNVTFLYNEGIKISKIAKLSEEEIQQIIEERATQKQEDYAMKAFKTAMFDFDYTLFATTFNELSERMSFREIFMDVFIPLLQEIGTLWQTGTIDPAHERFISELIKQKIIVNISNLQSVQAPERDDILFSLYLPYEEIHEIGLLYAHYEILQAGYQTIYLGSNIPLPSLRNVLKHHDNVVFVSFFTVKPDKVSLYEYLKEYDKIICKEQLSDLWLMGAKTREVEASKVPEHVSVIGTIEGLLEKLNSLKKS from the coding sequence ATGCTTGTTAAAACCCAATTTAACATTAAGGACTTGGAAAACCTCAGCGGCGTTAAAGCGCATACCATTCGCATTTGGGAAAAACGCTATGGTCTACTCGAGCCTAATCGTACCGACACCAATATTAGAAAGTACGACCTGGAGAATTTAAAAAAGTTGCTCAACGTGACTTTTTTGTACAATGAAGGCATTAAGATCTCTAAGATCGCCAAACTGAGCGAAGAAGAGATTCAGCAGATCATTGAAGAACGCGCAACTCAAAAGCAAGAGGACTACGCGATGAAGGCCTTTAAAACGGCCATGTTCGATTTTGACTACACGCTGTTTGCCACTACTTTTAACGAGCTTAGTGAACGCATGAGTTTTAGAGAGATCTTTATGGATGTCTTTATTCCACTCTTGCAAGAGATAGGGACTTTATGGCAAACCGGAACGATAGACCCGGCACATGAACGTTTTATTTCGGAACTGATCAAACAGAAGATCATTGTCAATATTTCGAATCTGCAAAGTGTGCAAGCCCCAGAAAGGGATGATATTCTCTTTTCACTGTATTTGCCATATGAGGAAATTCATGAAATTGGACTACTCTATGCGCATTACGAGATCTTACAAGCCGGTTATCAGACCATTTACCTAGGAAGCAATATTCCGCTGCCAAGTTTGCGCAATGTGCTAAAGCACCACGATAATGTGGTGTTCGTTTCCTTCTTTACTGTGAAGCCAGACAAAGTTTCGCTTTACGAATACCTTAAGGAATACGACAAGATCATTTGTAAAGAACAACTGAGTGATCTGTGGTTAATGGGAGCTAAAACCCGTGAGGTTGAGGCCAGTAAGGTGCCTGAGCATGTATCAGTGATTGGTACTATAGAGGGCTTGCTCGAAAAACTGAATTCATTAAAAAAATCTTAA
- a CDS encoding shikimate kinase: MIVLLGYMGSGKSLIGKKLAEVLQWPYADLDTLIAQVAGQSIPEIFREKGEIKFRIIESEVLQKELKQPKNQVLALGGGTPCYAGNMDKLLEAPEVTTIYLKTDLDVLVSRLWPERVLRPLIAHLNSQEDLKDFVRKHLFDRSPYYMQAQHRIDSSEKTPQQIVAEIVALLF, from the coding sequence ATGATCGTACTGTTGGGATATATGGGCAGTGGTAAGTCGCTGATCGGTAAAAAATTAGCCGAAGTCCTGCAGTGGCCCTATGCAGATTTAGACACCTTAATAGCCCAAGTAGCGGGCCAATCAATTCCAGAGATCTTTCGCGAAAAAGGGGAGATAAAATTCAGAATTATTGAATCCGAAGTATTACAAAAAGAGTTAAAACAACCCAAGAACCAAGTTTTAGCGCTGGGTGGAGGTACACCTTGTTACGCCGGAAATATGGATAAATTGCTGGAGGCACCAGAGGTGACAACAATTTATCTCAAAACAGATCTGGATGTTTTGGTATCGCGCCTGTGGCCAGAGAGAGTACTGCGCCCATTAATAGCTCATTTGAACAGCCAAGAAGATCTTAAGGATTTTGTACGCAAACATTTGTTCGATAGGTCTCCTTATTATATGCAAGCGCAGCATCGTATAGATTCCTCTGAAAAGACTCCGCAGCAAATAGTAGCCGAAATAGTGGCCTTATTATTCTAA
- a CDS encoding phosphoribosyltransferase family protein, giving the protein MDIILNHEQVQHKIRRIAYQIYEANANEKEIVLAGIEGGGYTLAQRLAEMLQDIAPMHFSLCKVAIDKSNPRAPITTSMPAEAYRDKAVVLIDDVLNSGTTLIYGVRHFLDVPLSRFKTAVLVNRNHKKYPVKADFKGISLSTSLNENVAVVFGDKQDVVHLE; this is encoded by the coding sequence ATGGATATTATCCTCAATCACGAGCAGGTTCAACACAAAATAAGACGCATTGCGTATCAGATCTACGAGGCCAATGCCAACGAAAAAGAGATCGTGCTCGCCGGAATAGAAGGCGGTGGTTACACCTTGGCACAGCGCCTGGCAGAAATGCTTCAGGACATAGCCCCCATGCACTTTTCACTTTGTAAAGTGGCTATTGACAAATCGAACCCGCGAGCGCCTATTACTACAAGTATGCCAGCTGAAGCGTATAGGGATAAAGCCGTTGTACTCATAGATGATGTACTGAACTCTGGCACGACCCTGATCTATGGGGTTCGGCATTTTCTAGATGTTCCTTTGTCGCGCTTTAAGACTGCGGTGCTAGTGAACAGAAATCATAAGAAGTATCCTGTCAAAGCAGATTTTAAAGGAATTTCTCTTTCTACTTCCCTGAACGAAAATGTCGCAGTGGTCTTTGGAGACAAGCAAGATGTTGTTCACTTAGAATAA
- a CDS encoding RNA-binding S4 domain-containing protein, whose amino-acid sequence MRVDKYLWATRYFKTRNQATIACKKGAIRVNNDVVKPSREVYPGDELKVRKNQIDYCLRVLDTPASRVGAKLVDIYRVDTTPKEAVETLELLKYSKDYYRKRGTGRPTKKDRRDLEDFTDEQE is encoded by the coding sequence ATGAGGGTTGATAAATATCTTTGGGCCACACGTTACTTCAAGACCAGAAATCAGGCGACCATAGCATGTAAAAAAGGTGCTATTCGCGTGAACAACGATGTGGTGAAGCCTTCTAGAGAAGTCTATCCTGGCGATGAGCTAAAAGTACGCAAGAATCAAATAGATTACTGTTTGCGCGTTTTGGATACTCCTGCCAGCCGTGTGGGTGCCAAGTTGGTAGACATTTACAGAGTGGACACTACGCCAAAGGAAGCAGTGGAAACCTTAGAACTTCTAAAATACTCCAAAGACTATTACAGAAAGCGCGGAACGGGTAGGCCAACTAAAAAGGACAGACGCGATCTGGAAGACTTCACAGACGAACAGGAGTGA
- a CDS encoding FKBP-type peptidyl-prolyl cis-trans isomerase, whose protein sequence is MKKKIFNTLLATLLLAAMFSCRNDDNGIETIPPRDRGEEAVNAEAELVAFLQTHFYNYEEFQTPPVGFDFEVVIDTIAGENADKTPLIDQVETKVVTDREEEDVTYNLYILKALAGEGNQPTFVDSTLVTYRGTLLNGTQFDGSPNPVWFDLTGVIDGFQEGLTEFKGATSQTVNPDGTVSFEGFGSGALFIPSGIAYFNQPPSTQIPLYAQLIFTFNVLDAVVADHDQDGIISLNEDLNNNGNELDDDTDSDGVPDFADFDDDNDGIPTRDEIEIDDEGVVTLTDSNGDGIPDYRDPDTN, encoded by the coding sequence TTGAAAAAGAAGATATTCAACACGCTTTTAGCGACGCTTTTATTAGCGGCTATGTTCTCTTGTAGAAACGACGACAACGGCATTGAAACTATTCCTCCAAGAGACCGTGGGGAAGAGGCGGTTAACGCCGAGGCCGAATTGGTTGCCTTTTTACAGACACACTTTTACAATTACGAAGAGTTTCAGACACCTCCTGTAGGATTCGATTTCGAAGTGGTTATAGATACTATCGCAGGAGAGAATGCAGACAAGACCCCGCTTATCGATCAAGTGGAAACCAAAGTTGTAACCGATAGAGAAGAAGAAGACGTTACCTATAACCTATACATTCTTAAAGCCCTTGCAGGCGAGGGGAATCAGCCGACCTTTGTAGATTCAACCCTGGTGACCTACCGAGGAACACTATTGAACGGTACGCAGTTTGACGGATCTCCAAACCCGGTGTGGTTTGATCTTACCGGAGTAATTGACGGATTCCAAGAAGGACTCACCGAGTTCAAAGGAGCAACATCGCAAACCGTAAACCCTGATGGTACAGTGAGCTTTGAAGGCTTCGGATCTGGAGCGCTCTTTATTCCATCCGGTATCGCTTATTTTAATCAGCCACCGAGTACGCAGATCCCGCTTTATGCGCAGCTGATCTTCACCTTTAATGTATTGGATGCTGTTGTGGCTGATCACGACCAGGACGGGATAATCTCTTTAAACGAAGACCTGAACAACAACGGTAACGAATTAGACGACGATACCGACAGCGACGGAGTGCCGGACTTTGCAGACTTTGACGATGACAACGACGGAATTCCTACGCGTGATGAAATCGAAATAGACGATGAGGGAGTCGTTACCTTGACAGATTCAAACGGCGACGGTATTCCAGATTACAGAGATCCGGATACAAACTAA
- a CDS encoding transketolase family protein, whose amino-acid sequence MKIYTDTGKKDTRSGFGAGLTALGQSNPDVVALCADLTGSLKMDEFKANHPERFFQVGIAEANMMGLAAGMTIGGKIPFTGTFANFSTGRVYDQIRQSIAYSHKNVKICASHAGLTLGEDGATHQILEDIGLMKMLPGMTVINTCDFNQTKAATIAIAKHHGPVYLRFGRPKVPNFTAEDQDFEIGKAVKLQEGSDVTIVATGHLVWEALEAAKALNEESISAEVINIHTIKPLDAEAIVKSVKKTGCIVTAEEHNYLGGLGESVARELALHHPTPQEFVATNDTFGESGTPAQLMDKYGLNAAAIAAKAKKVMGRK is encoded by the coding sequence ATGAAGATCTATACAGATACAGGAAAAAAAGATACGCGCTCTGGTTTTGGAGCAGGCCTAACGGCTTTGGGACAATCGAATCCGGATGTGGTTGCGCTGTGTGCCGACCTTACCGGATCGCTTAAAATGGACGAATTCAAAGCAAACCACCCGGAAAGATTCTTTCAGGTTGGGATTGCAGAAGCTAATATGATGGGCCTAGCTGCTGGGATGACCATTGGAGGAAAGATCCCTTTTACAGGGACTTTTGCAAACTTCTCCACAGGTCGTGTTTACGATCAGATCAGACAGAGTATTGCCTATTCGCATAAGAATGTAAAAATATGCGCTTCTCACGCCGGTTTGACCTTGGGAGAAGATGGGGCAACTCACCAGATCTTAGAAGATATTGGCCTTATGAAAATGCTACCGGGTATGACCGTGATCAACACTTGTGATTTCAATCAGACCAAGGCTGCAACTATAGCCATTGCTAAGCATCATGGACCAGTATATTTACGATTTGGACGCCCAAAGGTGCCTAATTTCACTGCAGAAGATCAAGACTTTGAAATTGGCAAGGCAGTGAAACTTCAAGAAGGAAGCGATGTGACCATTGTAGCTACAGGCCATTTGGTATGGGAAGCTTTAGAGGCAGCCAAAGCACTGAATGAAGAGAGTATTAGCGCAGAGGTGATCAATATTCACACCATTAAACCGCTAGATGCTGAGGCGATCGTAAAGAGCGTTAAAAAGACAGGTTGTATCGTTACTGCAGAAGAACACAACTACCTCGGTGGTTTGGGTGAATCGGTAGCTAGAGAATTGGCCTTGCATCATCCGACTCCGCAGGAGTTTGTTGCAACCAATGATACTTTTGGCGAGTCAGGGACACCTGCACAACTTATGGACAAATACGGTTTAAACGCTGCCGCGATTGCAGCCAAGGCCAAAAAAGTAATGGGACGCAAATAA
- a CDS encoding transketolase translates to MPDIAALEDLVTQVRRDILRQVHKVNSGHPGGSLGCAEFFVALFQVIMDRKDGFHMDGKDEDIFFLSNGHISPVFYSVLARSGYFPVEELNTFRLIDSRLQGHPTTHEGLPGVRVASGSLGQGISVAAGAAETKKLNKDPHLVYALCGDGELQEGQNWEAIMYCAANKVDNLVVTVDLNGQQIDGSTDDVLDLGNVRGKFEAFGWTVHEVTDGNNMQAVIDGLTHAKNLTGQGKPVCLLLKTVMGNGVDFMMHTHAWHGKAPNDEQLAVGLAQNPETLGDY, encoded by the coding sequence ATGCCAGATATCGCAGCTTTAGAAGACTTGGTAACGCAGGTCAGACGCGACATTTTAAGGCAAGTACACAAAGTTAATTCGGGTCACCCGGGAGGTTCCTTGGGTTGTGCCGAATTTTTTGTGGCCTTGTTTCAAGTCATCATGGACCGTAAAGACGGTTTCCATATGGACGGAAAAGACGAAGATATTTTCTTCTTATCTAACGGACACATTTCCCCGGTATTTTACAGTGTTTTAGCTCGAAGTGGATACTTTCCGGTAGAAGAGTTGAACACCTTTAGACTGATCGATTCTCGCCTACAAGGCCATCCAACCACTCACGAAGGTCTTCCAGGAGTTCGTGTAGCTTCCGGTTCTTTAGGACAGGGAATCTCTGTAGCCGCCGGTGCCGCAGAGACCAAGAAACTCAATAAAGACCCACATCTGGTCTACGCACTTTGTGGCGATGGCGAGTTACAAGAAGGTCAGAACTGGGAGGCGATCATGTACTGCGCCGCTAATAAAGTAGACAACCTGGTTGTTACTGTGGACTTAAACGGACAACAGATCGATGGTTCTACAGACGACGTACTAGACTTGGGTAACGTCCGCGGTAAATTCGAAGCCTTTGGCTGGACAGTTCACGAAGTGACCGATGGAAACAATATGCAAGCCGTAATAGACGGTTTGACGCATGCCAAAAATCTAACGGGACAAGGTAAACCTGTGTGTTTGCTGCTTAAAACTGTTATGGGTAATGGGGTTGATTTTATGATGCATACCCATGCGTGGCACGGAAAAGCACCAAACGACGAGCAATTGGCCGTTGGTCTTGCTCAAAACCCAGAAACCTTAGGAGACTACTAA
- the tgt gene encoding tRNA guanosine(34) transglycosylase Tgt, which translates to MQFSLAANDPLSKARAGTITTDHGTIETPIFMPVGTAGTVKGVHQRELKEDIDPDIILGNTYHLYLRPKTDILQKAGGLHKFMNWDRNILTDSGGYQVYSLSGNRKIKEEGVKFQSHIDGSYHMFTPERVMQIQRVIGADIIMAFDECTPYPCDYNYAKRSMLMTHRWLDRCIAELDKLPYTYDYSQAFFPIVQGSTYKDLRKQSAEYIASVDAVGNAIGGLSVGEPAEEMYAMTEVVTEVLPWDKPRYLMGVGTPINILENIALGVDMFDCVMPTRNARNGMLFTSEGTINIKNKKWEDDFSVIDPMGHTYVDTQYTKAYLKHLFSVNELLGKQIATIHNLGFYLWLVREARRQIIAGTFKSWKDKMVRQMDKRL; encoded by the coding sequence ATGCAATTCAGCTTAGCAGCAAACGACCCACTTAGTAAAGCCCGTGCGGGCACGATTACCACAGATCACGGAACCATAGAGACACCGATCTTTATGCCGGTTGGTACAGCCGGAACCGTGAAAGGCGTGCATCAGCGTGAGCTTAAAGAAGATATCGATCCGGATATCATTCTAGGGAACACTTACCATTTGTATTTACGCCCTAAAACGGACATCCTACAAAAGGCAGGAGGTTTGCATAAATTCATGAATTGGGACCGCAATATCTTAACCGATAGTGGTGGCTATCAGGTGTACTCACTTTCCGGAAATCGGAAGATCAAAGAAGAAGGGGTTAAGTTCCAATCGCATATAGATGGATCTTATCATATGTTCACTCCAGAACGTGTAATGCAGATCCAGCGGGTTATAGGGGCAGATATCATCATGGCCTTTGACGAATGCACACCCTATCCATGCGACTACAATTACGCCAAACGTTCCATGCTCATGACCCACCGTTGGTTGGATCGCTGCATAGCCGAACTCGACAAATTGCCTTACACCTACGACTATTCTCAGGCCTTCTTTCCGATAGTTCAGGGCAGTACCTACAAGGATTTACGGAAACAATCCGCAGAATATATAGCCAGCGTAGATGCCGTTGGAAATGCCATCGGGGGACTTTCGGTTGGTGAACCTGCAGAAGAGATGTATGCCATGACCGAAGTGGTCACAGAAGTGTTGCCTTGGGATAAGCCTCGCTATTTGATGGGTGTTGGTACTCCGATAAATATTTTAGAGAATATCGCCTTAGGTGTAGATATGTTTGACTGTGTGATGCCAACAAGAAACGCGCGAAACGGAATGTTGTTCACCTCAGAAGGTACCATCAACATCAAAAATAAAAAGTGGGAAGACGACTTTTCTGTGATAGACCCTATGGGACACACCTATGTAGATACGCAATACACCAAGGCATACCTAAAACACCTTTTCAGTGTTAACGAACTTTTAGGGAAACAAATCGCCACGATTCATAATTTAGGCTTTTATTTGTGGTTAGTCCGCGAAGCCAGACGACAGATCATTGCCGGAACCTTTAAGTCTTGGAAAGACAAAATGGTGCGTCAAATGGACAAACGCTTGTAG